One window of Aspergillus oryzae RIB40 DNA, chromosome 3 genomic DNA carries:
- a CDS encoding transposase (predicted protein), which translates to MPDSYSDIEIRIVQACTIAQGQKKPNISALARQFNVPYQRLRARIHGRANLSSRPISTKTLDDSQEKALIRWIRQLDNLYSPPTAGMIEQSANQILQRNITDGQSRTVDKNWVYRFIKRLPEEFKLIQQKPKDKKRLDAEDIGVLQHWYDCLEAFIKNIPPKNIYNFDETGFQLRQGKTQKVVTTMPLRAARGNPSKEVGELISAIECIAADGFTLPPYFIFKGTYHLERWYDADIPEEYRISLSPKGYTTDKISFDWIQHFHRHTKHRISTKKEVRLLFFDGHESHLTYEFLQFCGLHYIIPYCFPPHTTHLVQPLDGQPFQVYKHFYRKRNNELAQRGAEMDDKSDFLKEIHSIRTMTFKQRTIRDAFEKRGLYPLDSEKVMKSLREALETAPELEIITTPSPPPSSSSPPSTIRGLRRSISKAQSFINNSPELDQSFVRRLDRVFQSSLETTELAAQLKDDLQQHLRYRKPQDRRKSQKRVKYHGPLTVYDAKRRIADRTEVERLQGLRQIRKTGALEYDKPPQPTNTGDLPSTEAGQVDREGPRLPYWIDTQGDVV; encoded by the coding sequence atgcctgattcttattctgatatcgagatacggatcgtacaggcctgtacaatcgcccaaggccaaaaaaagcccaatatctctgcgctagcgcgtcaatttaatgttccttaccaacgactccgggcgcgtattcatggccgagcaaatctttcctcacgtcctatctcaaccaagacacttgatgattcacaagaaaaggcactaattcgttggattcgtcagcttgataatctatatagtccacctacggccggaatgattgagcagagtgccaaccaaatactgcagcggaatataaccgacgggcaatctcgtacagttgacaagaactgggtttatcgctttattaaacgtcttcctgaggagtttaagctcattcagcagaagccgaaagataagaagcgtcttgatgcagaagatataggtgttctccaacactggtacgactgcttagaggcctttatcaagaatatacctcccaaaaatatatacaatttcgatgaaactggctttcaacttagacagggaaagactcaaaaagttgtaactactatgcctctacgagctgcaagaggaaatccctctaaagaagtaggggaactgatctctgcaatagagtgtattgcagcggacggttttactcttcctccatactttatattcaaaggaacatatcatcttgagcggtggtacgatgcagatattccagaggaatatcgaatatctctatctccaaaaggctatactacagataagattagttttgactggattcagcacttccaccgtcatacaaaacaccgtatctctacaaaaaaagaggttcgattactatttttcgatggccacgagtcccatcttacctatgaatttcttcaattctgtggactacactatattataccatattgctttcctcctcatacaacacatcttgtacagcctcttgatggacaaccttttcaagtctataagcacttttatcgcaagagaaacaatgagctcgctcaaagaggtgctgagatggacgataagagtgattttttaaaagagatccattctattcgtacgatgaccttcaaacaacgtacaatccgggatgcctttgaaaagcgaggtctatatcccttagattcagaaaaggtgatgaaatctctacgtgaggctttggaaactgctccagaacttgagataattacaacaccatcaccaccaccatcaagctcatcgccaccatctacaatacgaggtcttcgtcgaagtattagtaaagcgcagagctttattaataatagcccggagcttgatcaaagctttgtacgacgccttgaccgtgtattccaaagctcgcttgaaactactgaattagccgctcagctcaaggatgatctacagcagcatcttcgataccggaagcctcaggatagacggaaatcacagaaaagggttaaataccacgggccactaactgtatatgatgcaaaacgccgaattgcggatcgtactgaggtggaaagactacagggtcttaggcaaattagaaagacgggagctttggaatacgataaaccaccacaaccgacaaatacaggggatctgcctagtacagaagctggccaggtggatagggaaggccctagattaccttattggatagatactcaaggcgatgttgtatag
- a CDS encoding uncharacterized protein (predicted protein) — protein METPKDPSLLEYARFYGIARDFTAVDPITNIDETASETPLPRDALSEFQDYIYETQRNVEDNLRKEKLNVRKESARLLASVIQDARAEKLDINWDELLPKFSQVDELKVQLPILDNDSISDTLRYTSPLRYDENKIEIRPLDEPCQKLKDEDITADLLTKADQVLKDIMPEKLKCSRESMLLIQKARDCGGLHFADLESLLNEMIISGQV, from the coding sequence ATGGAAACTCCCAAggatccttctcttctggaGTATGCCCGTTTCTACGGTATTGCCCGGGATTTCACGGCCGTCGATCCCATCACAAACATCGACGAGACCGCATCTGAAACACCACTACCCCGGGATGCTCTATCGGAATTTCAAGATTACATCTACGAGACACAGAGAAACGTTGAGGATAATCTTCGCAAAGAAAAGCTCAATgtcaggaaagaaagcgcTCGGTTGCTAGCATCGGTGATACAAGATGCAAGAGCAGAAAAATTAGACATAAATTGGGATGAACTTCTACCTAAATTTAGTCAAGTTGACGAGCTTAAAGTGCAACTTCCGATCCTTGACAATGACAGCATCTCGGATACGTTGCGATATACAAGTCCGTTACGTTACGACGAGAACAAGATCGAAATCCGTCCTCTCGACGAACCGTGCCAGAAACTTAAGGACGAAGATATCACGGCCGACCTTTTAACCAAGGCTGACCAGGTTCTGAAGGATATTATGCCAGAGAAGCTAAAGTGTAGCAGAGAGTCGATGTTGTTGATACAAAAGGCCAGAGACTGTGGAGGTCTTCATTTCGCAGATTTAGAAAGTCTTTTGAACGAAATGATAATTTCCGGTCAGGTATGA
- a CDS encoding TauD/TfdA dioxygenase family protein (probable taurine catabolism dioxygenase), with translation MAPSLEDPILAPALDHVILPKKEVNGDNKFHYTPGRTVVERHDNYAYEDLLPSFPDIHWDPLEEIPYEDRGLRGDPKFRNLLRDATDVFDYTPKIGTEIHGVNLAKLDEAQKDDLARLVAVRGVVFFRDQKDLDIDAQRELGRHFGRLHKHATTSVPRKQGLEDVHVVYSGDNSGDQRALFTPSFLWHSDVTYEVQPPSYTMLKVLTGPPRGGGGDTLWTSQYAAYDALSSHMQTYLKGLTAIHSADMQASDSRALGRPVRREPVTTEHPLIRTNPVTGWNSLFFNPGFVTKIVGIPKTESDAIIKYLTDVIATTQEMHARFQWNKDDLAIWDNRTTNHTASYGFAPHRRHAVRVAAQAERPYLDPAGKSQEEEHIALYNLPPVNKDGARQSNYND, from the exons ATGGCCCCTTCACTCGAGGATCCGATCTTGGCTCCAGCCTTGGATCATGTTATTCtcccaaagaaagaggtCAACGGCGACAACAAGTTTCACTACACCCCGGGACGCACAGTCGTCGAGCGTCACGATAACTACGCTTATGAAGACCTTCTACCTTCATTCCCTGATATTCATTGGGATCCGCTAGAAGAGATTCCATATGAAGACAGAGGGCTTCGCGGAGATCCTAAATTCCGTAACCTACTGCGGGATGCAACCGATGTTTTTGATTATACGCCCAAGATCGGGACTGAAATTCACGGTGTGAACTTGGCCAAGTTAGATGAAGCACAGAAGGACGACTTGGCTCGCCTAGTCGCTGTCCGTGGGGTGGTGTTCTTCCGTGACCAAAAGGACTTGGACATTGATGCCCAAAGAGAACTAGGAAGACATTTCGGGAGACTACATAAG CACGCAACTACGTCTGTTCCGAGGAAGCAAGGCTTGGAGGATGTCCATGTAGTTTACAGTGGAGACAATTCTGGTGACCAGCGGGCATTGTTCACGCCCAGCTTTTTGTGGCACTCGGACGTGACCTACGAGGTACAGCCACCATCATACACGATGTTGAAGGTTCTCACAGGGCCTCCCCGTGGAGGGGGTGGCGATACACTTTGGACCTCTCAGTATGCAGCATACGATGCTCTCTCCTCTCATATGCAGACATACCTGAAGGGCTTGACTGCGATCCACTCAGCAGACATGCAAGCTTCTGATTCACGAGCCCTCGGCCGACCAGTCCGTCGCGAGCCTGTCACCACAGAGCACCCTCTGATCCGCACCAACCCGGTGACTGGCTGGAAcagtcttttcttcaaccCAGGGTTTGTGACAAAGATCGTTGGAATTCCTAAGACAGAGAGCGACGCTATTATCAAATATCTTACCGATGTGATTGCAACCACACAAGAGATGCATGCACGGTTTCAGTGgaacaaggatgatctaGCCATCTGGGACAATCGGACTACG AACCACACGGCGTCTTATGGATTTGCACCTCACCGCCGTCATGCGGTCCGGGTCGCTGCTCAGGCTGAACGGCCCTACCTAGACCCAGCCGGCAAATCACAAGAGGAGGAGCACATTGCGCTTTACAACCTGCCACCGGTGAACAAGGATGGTGCTCGCCAGTCAAACTACAATGACTAA